The Pseudomonas sp. KU26590 genomic sequence ACCCCCTTCCGGCGGTAAGTCTGCGGACTTCTCCTACAGAAACATATGGCATGAAGCGTCTCAGGTTCCCACGCAAAGCCGGGAAACGGCTGATTTTTGCTGAGGGCGGAGGCAGGGACAATCGCCGGCCATTTCAGCGGCCACGTCCCAGGAGACCCCCTTTTGCCAAACGACAATCATGGCGATCAAAGCGGCGACAACAGCCTGAACGTAGGCGTCGGCGATTTCCGTGGCGCCAATGTGAACATCAGCCACAACGAGCGCCCCACGTTTACACCCGAGCAATTGCACATTGAGCGCCATCCGGCGTTTGGCGGGCGCAGTCTCGACAGCAAGAGTGTTTCCGTCTTCGGTTACATCACCGGGCTGGGCACCATGATCGGGCTGTACTTCACCCTGTTCCGGCCGCCCTTTGGCGAGCAGAGCTCGTGGTCAACATTCTTCATGTTTTCATTCATCGTCGCGGGTCTGGCCGTCGCACTGTCAGCCGCGCTTCGTCGACGCAAATTCGAGCATTTCTTCGGCTCCCGGCACTATCTGGAGATCAGCAATACGGGGCGTCTTCGGGTCAATCGTCTGACCGCACAATGCCCGTGGTGCGGGTCGTTGATGCACCTGCGCCGCGTCGGCCCCAAGGAAGGCCCGCGTGACGATCAGTTCATCTGCGTGCGCAATCCGGCGCAGCACACCGTTCAACTCGACCCGACGGTGCTTCCTGATATCGAAGACTAAAACCCAGATGCACGAAACCCGCTGCCTCGTGCGAGAGAGCGGGTTTCGAGGGTGTTACAGGACGGCAGATCAGCCGCGGTGACGACCGCGGAAGTAGCTGATCAGGCCCTGGGTCGACGCGTCTTCAGCGGCAGTTTCGTCGGTGCCGACAAGGCGGCTGTAAACGCTTTTGCCCAGCTCCTTGCCCAGCTCAACACCCCATTGGTCGAAGGCGTTAGTGCCCCAGACCACGCTTTGCACGAACACTTTGTGCTCGTACATCGCGACCAGTGCGCCCAGGCGGCGAGGGCTGATGCGCTCGACGACAATGGTGTTGCTCGGACGGTTGCCCGGAATGACCTTGTGCGGCGCAACACGCTGCACTTCTTCTTCCGGTACGCCCTTGGCGCGCAGTTCGGCCTCCGCTTCGGGGCGGGTTTTACCCTGCATCAAGGCCTGGCTCTGGGACAGGCAGTTGGCGTACAGCCACTGATGGTGGTCAGACACCGGGTTGAAACTGACGATCGGCACGATGAAGTCGGCCGGGATCATCTGGGTGCCTTGGTGCAGCAACTGGTGATAAGCATGCTGACCGTTCGCGCCGACGCCACCCCAGATGACCGGGCCCGTGTCGGTTTTGACCGGCACGCCGTCCTGGCGAACGCTCTTGCCGTTGGATTCCATGTCCAGCTGTTGCAGGTGCTTGGTGATGTTGCGCAGGTAGTGGTCGTACGGCAGGATCGCGTGGCTTTGCGCGTCCCAGAAATTGCCGTACCAGATACCCAGCAACCCCAGCAGCACCGGCATGTTCTCTTCGAACTCGGCGTTCTGGAAGTGCTGATCCATGGTGTAGGCGCCGGACAACAGCTCCTTGAAGTTGGACATGCCGATCGCCAGCGCGATAGGCAGACCGATGGCCGACCACAGCGAGTAACGGCCGCCGACCCAGTCCCACATCGGGAAGATGTTCTCTTCACGAATGCCGAACGCAACGGCGGCGGCGTTGTTGCTCGACACCGCGATGAAGTGGCGATACAGCTCGGCCTCGGACCCGCCCTGGGCGAGGTACCAGGCGCGGGCAGCGGTGGCGTTCTTCAGGGTTTCGAGGGTGGTGAAGGTTTTGGACGACACGATGAACAGCGTGGTTTCGGCTCGCAGCTTCTGAGTCAGCTCGTGCAACTCGGTGCCGTCGATGTTCGCCAGGTAATGGCAGCGAACGCCTTTCTGCGCGTAGGACAACAGCGCTTCGGACACCAGCTCAGGGCCAAGGAACGAGCCGCCGATGCCGATATTGACCACGTCGGTGATCGGCTTTTCGGTGTAGCCGCGCCACAGACCGTCGTGGATGCGTCCCACCAGATCAGTCATCTGGTTCAGCACTTTGTGCACTTCCGGCATCACGTTGACGCCGTTGACCAGCAACTTGTCGCCAACCGGCCGACGCAACGCGGTGTGCAGTGCAGGGCGACCTTCCGAAGCGTTGACCAGTTCGCCGTCGTACTGCGCCTTGATGGCTTCTTTCAGGCCGACTTCATTGGCCAGATTGACCAGCAACTGACGGGTCTCGGCAGTGATCAGGTTCTTCGAGTAGTCGAGAAACAGACCGGCACTGCTGAGCGTGAATTCGTTGAAACGCTTCGGGTCTGCGTTGAACGCTTCGCGCATGCTGAAATTCTGCATCGCTTCGCGGTGATCTTTGAGCGCCTGCCAGGCGGGCAGGGTAGTGACGTCATGAGGAGTGCGGTAGTACGCCATCGCTGCGGGTTTCCTTGTACTTGAACTGCCTTTTGGACACTGAAAAGCAGGATTTGACATGAATTCGTGGGTGCATCAGAGACTAGTCCCCGGCAACGCTAATGTCTGCGCCTTGCTTTACCTTTGCTCGGTACTTTTTCTCACAGAGTAGAGTTGCTGGTCTGACACGAACTGTATCGGTATGGCATTGCGGGTCTGGCTAAGTTCATCGCCAGCGCCCTGCGAAGGCCAACGCCTGCGCTGCACAACCGGTTTCGCGCAGTGAGCATAGGCGTAGATGGTGATCCGATCACGTGACTTTTGCTTTACACGTGACCGGACGCATCCTTCATCCGGGTGGGCAGGCTATTCCTGGACCAGGTGCAGGTTGTCGATCAGGCGCGTCTTGCCCATGAACGCCGCGCCCAGCACCACCAGATCATGATCATCCGGCGTCGCAGGGCGCAGGCTGACGGCATTGCGAATCTCCAGATAATCAGGACGAAAGCCCGCGGCTTCGAGGGCTTTGACGCCATCGCTGATCAACTGCTCATGATTCTGCTCCCCATTGTGCAGTGCCGCGCCGATGTGTTTGATCACGCGGTACAGCGCAGGCGCTGCAGCGCGCTGCTCTTCGGTCAGGTAGCCATTGCGCGACGACAGTGCCAGGCCATCGGCGGCACGCACGGTGGGTTCGCCGATGATTTGAATGGGCATGTTCAGGTCACGCACCAGCGCATTGACCACTGCCAGTTGCTGGAAATCCTTCTGACCGAAAATCGCGATGTCCGGCTGCACCATGTTGAACAGCTTGCTGACCACCGTCGAAACGCCGTCGAAGTGACCCGGACGGCTGCCGCCACACAGACCTTCAGACACCACCGGCACGCGCACGATGGTCTGATCGGCCATGCCATGGGGGTACATTTCTTCGACCGTCGGCGTAAACAGCAGGTGGCAACCGGCCTGAAGCAATTGTTCCTGATCGGCGGCCAGGGTGCGCGGGTAGGACGCGAGGTCTTCGTTGGGACCGAACTGAAGCGGGTTGACGAAGATGCTGGCGATAACGAAATCAGCGCGTTGAACGGCTTTGGTGACCAAAGCGATATGGCCGCTGTGCAGGTTGCCCATTGTGGGCACCAGTGCGATGCGCTTGCCCTCGCTGCGTGCGCGGGCGACGACGGCGCGCAACTCGCGAACGGTTTTAACTGTGTTCATGCCGAGAATCCGTGTTCTGGAGCGGGGAAGCTGACGTCCTTGACCGCGCTGACATACGCCGCGATCGCCGACTGAATGTCCGGCTGACCGGCCATGAAATTCTTCACGAACTTGGGCACACGGCCGCTGATCGACAGCCCGAGCATGTCGTGAAGCACCAGCACCTGACCGTCTGTGGCGCTGCCGGCGCCAATCCCGATCACCGGAATCTTCACGGCGTGGGTGATTTCCTGGGCCAATTCACTCGGCACGCACTCCAGCAGAATCATCGCGGCGCCGGCCTGTTCAAGGGTAATTGCGTCGGCCCGCATTTGCCGCGCCTGCGACTCCTGACGACCCTGCACTTTATAGCCACCCAGCACGTTGACCGCCTGAGGCGTCAGGCCCATGTGCGCACAGACGGGAACGCCGCGTTCGGCGAGCAGCCGGATCGAGTCGGCAAGCCACGCCGCGCCCTCGATCTTGACCATGTGTGCGCCCGCTTGCATCAGCATGGCACTGTTGGCGAAGGTCTGCTCGGGAGTGGCGTAGGACATGAACGGCAGATCCACCAGAATCAGCGCGCCCTGGTTGCCGCGTTTGACGCCGGCCACGTGGTACGCCATTTCAGCGGTGGTGACGGGCAGCGTGCTGTCATGGCCCTGAAGGACCATGCCCAGCGAGTCGCCGACCAGCAGCACTTCCACGCCGGCCTGGCTGGCGGTGTGGGCAAAAGTCGCGTCGTAGCAGGTCAGCATGGTGATTTTTTCACCTTTTTGCTTCAGAGCCAGCAGGGACGTAACGGTAATATCGGGCATGGAAAGTCCTCATTCAGGCGCTGTGAATACTGCGGCGAGCAACGCGTGATTCATCTTGGGAGGCAGGCACATCGTCGTTTCGCGATGTTTGCAACGGCCTGATCCGCGCCTTGTGGCCGGTCGTCCGGCTTTGGGACGCTTATCTTCGTGAGGAGGGGGCGGGAAGTCAATTCCGGGTGTTGCCGGTTTCAACGTGCCTGCAGAGCGGCGTCAGCTCGGCAATCGTTCCAGGCCTTCGAAGGGGCACTGGGCAAGCAGCTCATTCAGCGCGCGGCCATCAGCCAGGATGATCCCAGGCGCCAGTTCGGCCAGCGGATACAGCACAAACGCGCGCACCTGCATCTGATAATGCGGCACCTTCAGTCGCGGCTCATCGATAAGCCAATCGCCGAACAGCAGGATGTCGAGGTCCAGCGTGCGCGGCCCCCAGCGTTCGAGGCGCTCTCGGCCCTGATCGTTTTCAATGCCTTGCAAGGCGTCGAGCAGCGCCAGCGGGGGGAGCGAGGTGTCGAGCGCAGCAACCGCGTTGGTGTAACGCGGCTGACCCGGCAAGAGCGAGTCGCTGACATAAAAAGAGGAAACGCCTGACAGACTGCTCTGCGGCAAAAGGCCCATGGCCTTGATCGCTTCGCGCAACTGTTCGGCGGGGTCGGCCAGGTTGCTGCCCAGGCCGACATAAACGCGCTCGATCATCGGGTGTTATTCCGCTCCGTCGACACCGGCGCGTTTGCGCTTGCCGCTGCTGCTGCGACGACGTTTGCGCGGACCCTGGCCGGTGGCGTCGGGCTTGCTGCCCAGGTCACGAATCATGTCGCGACGTCCGGAGTCATTGGCGTCCTGATAGTCCGTCCACCATTCACCCAGGCCGTCGGTTTCTTCGCCAGCGGACTCGCGCAGCAACAGGAAGTCGTACCCGGCACGGAAACGCGGGTTTTCCAGCAGCAGGTCGGCGCGTTTGCCCGAGCGGCGCGGCAGACGTTCCTGCATGTCCCAGATCTCGCGGATCGGCATGGTGAAGCGTTTCGGAATCGCGATCCGCTGGCACTGTTCGGTGATCAGCTCGTGAGCCGCTTCCTGCATGGCCGGTATCGGCGGCATGCCGCGCTCTTGCAGACGCAGCACGCGGGCGGGCAGGGCAGGCCACAACAATGCGGCAAACAGGAACGCCGGCGTGACCGGTTTGTTCTGCTTGATGCGCAGATCGGTGTTGGCCAAGGCTTCGCTAATCAGCGTGTGGGTATAAGTCGGGTTGTCTTCCAGGGCTTTGGAACTGGCCGGGAACAGCGGCTCGAACAGTTCGAGATCGACGAGCATCTCGAACGTCGCTTCGGCGTAACCCGAGAGGAACAGCTTCAGCACTTCTTCAAACAGACGCGCCGAAGGGATGTCGCGCAGCATCGGCGCCAACGGGCGAATCGGCGTGGCACTGTGCTTCTCGATGCCGAAATCCAGCTTGGCGGCGAAACGCACGGCCCGCAACATGCGCACCGGGTCTTCCTTGTAACGCTGCTGTGGATCACCGATCAGACGAATCAGGCGATTGCGGATGTCGTGAACGCCATTGGCGTAGTCGAGGACGCGCTCGGTGACCGGATCGTAATACAGGGCGTTGATCGTGAAGTCCCGACGCTGGGCGTCGTCTTCGAGGGTACCGTAGACGTTGTCACGCAGAATGCGCCCGCTCTCGTTGCGTGAAGACTGATTGCTGTCTTCATCGTCGTCGTCGATCGGGTGATTGGCGCGGAAGGTCGCGACTTCAATGATTTCACGGCCGAAATGGATGTGAACCAGCTTGAAGCGGCGGCCGATGATCCGGGCGTTGCGAAACTCGGCGCGGATCTGCTCGGGCGTGGCACTGGTGGCGACGTCGAAATCCTTGGGCGTGATGCCGAGCATCATGTCCCGGACACAGCCGCCAACCAGATAGGCCTGGTAGCCGGCGGTCTGCAGGCGCTCGACGATGTTCACCGCATAGCGGCTGAATTGACTGCGTTGCAACGAATGCTGACTGCTGCTGAGCACTTCAGGCGTTGTGCGCACATGTTGCTGCGGCTTGCGCAGTGGGGAACGGAATGACTGGAACAGCTTCTTCAGCATGGGAGGCACTGTTTGAAGGAATATTCGGCCAATTTCGAAGAGTGACCGCACGATGGGCGGGGATTCTAGCATTTAGTCGAGGGATGGTGTAGGAAGCAGCGCGATGGGGGCGTATGGGAGCTTGATGCGGGGCGTAGCGCGGGGTGTTACGAAGGGCCGGAGCTTATTACAGATGCTACTGGGGGAGCCGAAGCTCCCCCAAAGTGCGTGCTCTTATTTTTATTGTCTGATGGGCTTTTTATTATTGTTGACCGCCCAATTCACGGCTTTCGCCTGTGAAACCTCCCAATCGGGAGTCAAGAGCAAACGGATTGCTTTGGTCGCTGTGCGGCAGTGATCTATCGATCCAACCAGTTCAGGCTCTACCTAAGGGTAGTTTTTGTTGTTCTCGGCCTGGTTGCGGGACAAGTCCCAAATGCAACGCCTCTCCAAAAGAATCAGTTAGCTGCGCCTCCGCCGTGTTGTTCTTGTTATGCGTGAGTCGTTTCGTCTTGTTTTTATTATGTTGGTGTTTCGGGTGACTGATTTTTGTTGTTCTTGTACGAATACCTATAGCAGTACCTGTGCCAACTTTTGCAAAACGTGCTGCACGCCGCTGAAATCAAGGGTGTGGCAAATTGACGCTATTTTGCGCGGACGAAAAAAAACCGGGGTTCGTTACCGTACGCCCCGGTTTTGTTACGTCACCCTCTTCGAGGTAACAGTTTTTTCACATTCCCCGTAACCCGCGTGCCAGAGCCCGCGCAGGGATGCGCTCACGTTTCGCTGGCCACTCCGGTCTTGCGTCGCGGGATGCCCAGGCGTTGACGACGCTCCCACAGGCACTTGCGGCTGACGCCCAGCTTGCGAGCCAGTTCGGTTTCGGTCATGTGGTCCTGATGCTCCAGAACGAAGTGCTGGAAATAGTCCTCCAGCGACAGGTCCTCGGTTGGCTCGCCGGCGGTGGAACTCGACGAGCCTGACGTCTGCGGTGCAAGGCCGATGAACTCGTTGACGTCAAGGTCGCTCAGCTCGATATCGATGCCCAGCAGCTCTGCGGAGATGTCCGGGCTTTCACACAGGATTACTGCGCGCTCGACGGCGTTCTCCAGCTCCCGCACGTTACCTGGCCACGAATAGTGTCGAATCGCTTGCTCGGCATCCGGTGCGAAACGCAGGTCATTACGACCGGCCTTGAGGCTTTGCCGCGCCAGAAACGCATTGGCGATTTCATTGACGTCCGCGCCGCGTTCACGCAATGCGGGCAGTTTCAGCGCGATCACGTGCAGGCGGTAGTACAAGTCTTCACGGAACTGGCCGACTTTGGCCAGGCTCTTGAGGTCGCGGTGAGTCGCTGCGATGAGGCGCACGTCGACTTTCTGCGACTGGACCGAGCCCACCCGGCGAATCTCGCCTTCTTGCAAAACGCGCAGAAGTCTCGCCTGAGCTTCCAGCGGTAGCTCGCCGATCTCGTCGAGGAAGAGGGTGCCGCCGTCCGCCGCTTCCACGAGACCGGCCCGACCGGCGCTGGCACCGGTGAACGCACCTTTCTCGTGGCCGAACAGCTCGGATTCGATGAGAGATTCAGGAATCGCCGCGCAGTTGACCGAAATCATCGGCGCCTTGGCGCGACGCGAGAGGTTGTGCAGCGCGCGGGCCACCAATTCCTTGCCCGTGCCGGACTCGCCCTGAATCAATACGTTGGAGTCCGTCGGCGCGACTTTGCGGATCTTGCTGTACATGTCCTGCATCGGCGGGCATGAGCCGATGATGCCGATCTCGCCGTTGCTGTTGTCCGGACCGGCCTTGTCATTGGGCGCCGTCTTGCTGCTGGCGGCGCGTTCGGCCTGCATGCTTTGCAGCGTCTGGCGATCACGCAGGATGCGCGAGACGGCCTGAAGCATTTCGTCGTGGTCGAAGGGTTTGGCGATGTAATCCACCGCGCCCATTTTCATCGAGTCCACGGCCGAGCGCAGGCTGGCGTAACTGGTCATGATCAGCACCGGCTTACCCTGGCCGAGCTTGATCAGCTCTGTGCCGGGGGCGCCGGGCAGGCGTAAATCGCTGACGATCAGGTCAAACGAGGGGATGCTGAAACGTTCCTGAGCTTCCTGCACGGATCCGGCTTCGCTGACCTGGTACTGATTACGTTCCAACAGTCGACGCAGGGCGGAGCGGATGATGGTTTCGTCTTCCACGATCAAAATGTGAGGCATTGATTCGGTTCTCTCGACGGTCTCAGTTCACGGCGGACGTCGCTTCGACATGTCGCGGTAAGGTCACCCGAATCCGGGTTCCGCGTTGGTGCTCGGGG encodes the following:
- a CDS encoding sigma-54-dependent transcriptional regulator; this encodes MPHILIVEDETIIRSALRRLLERNQYQVSEAGSVQEAQERFSIPSFDLIVSDLRLPGAPGTELIKLGQGKPVLIMTSYASLRSAVDSMKMGAVDYIAKPFDHDEMLQAVSRILRDRQTLQSMQAERAASSKTAPNDKAGPDNSNGEIGIIGSCPPMQDMYSKIRKVAPTDSNVLIQGESGTGKELVARALHNLSRRAKAPMISVNCAAIPESLIESELFGHEKGAFTGASAGRAGLVEAADGGTLFLDEIGELPLEAQARLLRVLQEGEIRRVGSVQSQKVDVRLIAATHRDLKSLAKVGQFREDLYYRLHVIALKLPALRERGADVNEIANAFLARQSLKAGRNDLRFAPDAEQAIRHYSWPGNVRELENAVERAVILCESPDISAELLGIDIELSDLDVNEFIGLAPQTSGSSSSTAGEPTEDLSLEDYFQHFVLEHQDHMTETELARKLGVSRKCLWERRQRLGIPRRKTGVASET
- a CDS encoding polynucleotide adenylyltransferase PcnB, giving the protein MLKKLFQSFRSPLRKPQQHVRTTPEVLSSSQHSLQRSQFSRYAVNIVERLQTAGYQAYLVGGCVRDMMLGITPKDFDVATSATPEQIRAEFRNARIIGRRFKLVHIHFGREIIEVATFRANHPIDDDDEDSNQSSRNESGRILRDNVYGTLEDDAQRRDFTINALYYDPVTERVLDYANGVHDIRNRLIRLIGDPQQRYKEDPVRMLRAVRFAAKLDFGIEKHSATPIRPLAPMLRDIPSARLFEEVLKLFLSGYAEATFEMLVDLELFEPLFPASSKALEDNPTYTHTLISEALANTDLRIKQNKPVTPAFLFAALLWPALPARVLRLQERGMPPIPAMQEAAHELITEQCQRIAIPKRFTMPIREIWDMQERLPRRSGKRADLLLENPRFRAGYDFLLLRESAGEETDGLGEWWTDYQDANDSGRRDMIRDLGSKPDATGQGPRKRRRSSSGKRKRAGVDGAE
- the panC gene encoding pantoate--beta-alanine ligase; translation: MNTVKTVRELRAVVARARSEGKRIALVPTMGNLHSGHIALVTKAVQRADFVIASIFVNPLQFGPNEDLASYPRTLAADQEQLLQAGCHLLFTPTVEEMYPHGMADQTIVRVPVVSEGLCGGSRPGHFDGVSTVVSKLFNMVQPDIAIFGQKDFQQLAVVNALVRDLNMPIQIIGEPTVRAADGLALSSRNGYLTEEQRAAAPALYRVIKHIGAALHNGEQNHEQLISDGVKALEAAGFRPDYLEIRNAVSLRPATPDDHDLVVLGAAFMGKTRLIDNLHLVQE
- the pgi gene encoding glucose-6-phosphate isomerase; this translates as MAYYRTPHDVTTLPAWQALKDHREAMQNFSMREAFNADPKRFNEFTLSSAGLFLDYSKNLITAETRQLLVNLANEVGLKEAIKAQYDGELVNASEGRPALHTALRRPVGDKLLVNGVNVMPEVHKVLNQMTDLVGRIHDGLWRGYTEKPITDVVNIGIGGSFLGPELVSEALLSYAQKGVRCHYLANIDGTELHELTQKLRAETTLFIVSSKTFTTLETLKNATAARAWYLAQGGSEAELYRHFIAVSSNNAAAVAFGIREENIFPMWDWVGGRYSLWSAIGLPIALAIGMSNFKELLSGAYTMDQHFQNAEFEENMPVLLGLLGIWYGNFWDAQSHAILPYDHYLRNITKHLQQLDMESNGKSVRQDGVPVKTDTGPVIWGGVGANGQHAYHQLLHQGTQMIPADFIVPIVSFNPVSDHHQWLYANCLSQSQALMQGKTRPEAEAELRAKGVPEEEVQRVAPHKVIPGNRPSNTIVVERISPRRLGALVAMYEHKVFVQSVVWGTNAFDQWGVELGKELGKSVYSRLVGTDETAAEDASTQGLISYFRGRHRG
- the folK gene encoding 2-amino-4-hydroxy-6-hydroxymethyldihydropteridine diphosphokinase, whose product is MIERVYVGLGSNLADPAEQLREAIKAMGLLPQSSLSGVSSFYVSDSLLPGQPRYTNAVAALDTSLPPLALLDALQGIENDQGRERLERWGPRTLDLDILLFGDWLIDEPRLKVPHYQMQVRAFVLYPLAELAPGIILADGRALNELLAQCPFEGLERLPS
- the panB gene encoding 3-methyl-2-oxobutanoate hydroxymethyltransferase, producing MPDITVTSLLALKQKGEKITMLTCYDATFAHTASQAGVEVLLVGDSLGMVLQGHDSTLPVTTAEMAYHVAGVKRGNQGALILVDLPFMSYATPEQTFANSAMLMQAGAHMVKIEGAAWLADSIRLLAERGVPVCAHMGLTPQAVNVLGGYKVQGRQESQARQMRADAITLEQAGAAMILLECVPSELAQEITHAVKIPVIGIGAGSATDGQVLVLHDMLGLSISGRVPKFVKNFMAGQPDIQSAIAAYVSAVKDVSFPAPEHGFSA